The Geoalkalibacter sp. genome includes the window GGACCGGCGACGTCGCCCGCGGCCCAGATGCCCGGCGCGCTGGTGCGCATTTCCTCATCGACACAGATGAAGCCGTTCTCGTCGCAAGCCACCCCCGCCTCTTCCAGACCGATGCCGCGGCTTGCCGGCGCTGTGCCCACCGCCAGCAGAATCCGCTCGGCGCGCAGGCAACGATCCGCCTCGGTTTCGCCGCAGCGCCCGTGCAGACAGACGCGATCCTCCTCGCGGCGCACCTCCGTGGCCTCGAAGTTGTAGATCAGCTCGACGCCTTCCTGTCGCAGAATGTCCGAAAAAATGTCGCTTAAGCGCCCATCGAAATCCTTGAGCAGGCGCTCGCTGCGCTCGACGATTGTCACCCGCGTGCCGAAGCGGGCGAACATCTGGCCCAACTCCACGGCGATCACGCCGCCGCCGATGATCAGCAGGGATTCGGGAAAGCCCGGCAGGTTGAGGGCCGAGTAGCTGTTGAGATAGCCCGCCTCGACCAGCCCCGGCAGACGCAGGCTGCGCGGTACGCCGCCGGTGGCGATGAGAAATCGGTCGCTCACCAGCACCTCGGCGCCCACCTGCAGCTCGCGCGGCGAGAGAAAGCGTCCGTGACCGCGCAGCACGTCGATGGCGGGATCGGCGTCGAGCACCTGCTGATAGTGCTCGCGGCGCACATCCTCCACCGCCTTGCGCTTGGCCTGCATGAGCAGGGCGTAGTCGAGCTCCTCGGCGCGCAGGTTGACGCCGAAGGGCGCGCTGCGCACCGCCGCGTAATATTCCTTGGCCTTGTGGATCAGGGTCTTGCTGGGGATGCAGCCCCAGTTGACGCAGGTGCCGCCCAGCTGACTCTGCTCCACCATGAGCACCCGCGCGCCGAGCATTGAAGCCTTACGCGCGGCGGCAAAGGCCGTGGAACCGGACCCGAGGATGATGAAATCGTGGGATGTTTTCATGACCCCGGGGACTGCTCCTTCCAGGTGGAGAGAATATTGTCCCGCAGCCAGGGATACTGACCGGCGAGCACCTCGCGCGCCAGCCGATAGTCGCGGCCGTCGTCGTTGAAATAGACCGCGCGATGCAGCCCGTTGAGGCGCCGCCGCGCCTGGCGGCAGAACAGATCGGCCAGTTTGTCGGCACCGGGAGGCGCGCCGGCGCTGACCGCCCGCGACAGCACCGCCGCCATGGCGAAGAGCTCGGCGCCGCTTTCCACCAGGCGCGCCAGCACGCGCTGCCTTTTCTGCAGGCCCTGGCGATGACGCAGCATCATGTGGAACAGATCCCGCGCCAAGCGCCGCGCGGCGCGCTCCAGGTACCAGAAATGCAGCTTGAGGGGCCAGGGCAGATCGACGCTCTTGAGCGCCGCCGTACGCGGCAGCCACAACAGGGGATACCACTTGGCGTAGTAAGCGGCGGCGCTCTTGAGGTCCATCTTGCTCGAAGCACCGCTCATGCCCGCCACCTTGAGATGCGCGTCCAGGGCCTCGCGGGCGATGAACAGATGCATGATCTCGCTGGTGCCCTCGATGATCAGGTTGATGCGCGCATCGCGCAACATGCGCTCGGTGGGCACCGGCGCCTCGCCCCGCCCGCGCAGGGAATCGGCGGTTTCATAGCCGCGCCCGCCGCGCACCTGCAGCGCATCGTCGGTGCAGCGCCACAGGGCCTCGGTGCAGTAGAGCTTGGCCATGGCCGCTTCCAGGCGGATGTCCTGGGTGCCGGCATCGGCCATGGCCGAGGTCAGCCAGGCCAGGCTGTCGACGGCGAAGGCATCGGCGCTCATGCGCGCGATCTTCGCCGCCACCGCTTCATGATGGCCGACGGGCGCCCCCCACTGTTGGCGGCTGTTGCCGAAATCCACGGCGATCTCCAGGGCCTGCTTCATGGCCGCGGCGCAGGCCGCGGGCAAGGTCAGCCGCCCGGTGTTGAGGGTAATCAGGGCCAGGCGCAGCCCCTCGCCCACCGCGCCGAGGAGGTTTTCCTCCGGCACGCGCACGTCGGTGAAGCGCAAAAGCCCGTTGCGCAAACCCTTGAGCCCCATGAACTCGCAGCGATGCACCCGCTCCAAACCGGGACTGTCGCCCTCGACGATGAACGCGGTGATCTCGGGTTTTTCCTCCTTGGGGTCATTGGTGCGCGCCATGACGATGAGCAGCTCGGCGATGGGGCCGTTGGTGATCCACAGCTTCTCGCCGTTGAGGATCCAGCTTCGTCCGTCTTCGTCGCGCACCGCGCGGGTGCTCATGCGCGAGGGGTCCGAGCCGACGCCCGGCTCGGTCAGGGCAAAGGCGCTGATCGCCCCGGCGGCCAGGCGCGGCAGGTATTTCTCCTTTTGTTCGGGCGTGCCGAACATCTTCAAGGGCTGAGGCACGCCGATGCTCTGATGGGCCGAGAGAAACACCGCCGTGGAGGCGCAGTGGCTGGCCACCAGATGAATGATGCGGTTGTAGTTGATCTGGGAGAGGCCCAGGCCGCCGTATTCCTTGGGAATCTTGATGCCGAGCAGGCCCAGCTTGGCGAGCCCGGCGATGAGCGGTTTGGGGATGTTGCCGGTGCGGTCGATGCGGTCGGCATCGAGATTCTTGACGAGAAATTCCCGCACCTGGGCGAGGATTTCGTCGCCCGCGGTCTTGTCCGCGGCATCCTGCTCCGGAAAGGGAAAGATGAGTTCGGGCTTCAACCGCCCCATGAACATCTCCTTGACAAAACTCGGGTGGCGCCATTCGCCTTCCCGTGCCGCTTCCGCCACCTCCAAAGAGCGTTTTTCGTCCCTGCCCGCTGCACTCATCGCGTCATCCTTTCCTTTTTATGGGGATATGGTAAAGATAACAGGTATTTGGACGGGTGAAAGAGGCACCGGACAATTTTTTCGCGCTCGGAAGCGGAGCGAAAAAAAGCGGTGGCGCGGCATAAAACCGGCGGCGGACCCGGGCAGCGACCGCGCGGTTCGGCCGATTGAGCGGTCATGACAGATCATGGCGGAAGACGGCCGCTCCCGCAAAACCAGCCGGTCGAACCGGAAAAAAGTCTGGTCGCCCTCGGGAAGCCGCGCTGAATTGTTGTATCCTATACCTTGGTTTCCAGTGACGGGAACGCGCGGGAGGGACCATGAAAATTCTTCTTTTCCTGCTTGGTCTGGTTTTGCTGTTTGGCTCGGCCCAGGCCGCGGAAACGGCCATCGGCAGCATCAACACCGTGCACGGCGAAGCATTCATCCTGCGCGCCGACCAGCGCATCGCGGCCCGGGTCGGCGAGCGGCTGCACCAGGGGGATCGCCTGCGAACCGGCCCCGCAAGCGCCCTGGGTGTGGTGCTGCGCGATGATACCCTGCTTAGCCTGGGGGCGCACAGCGAGGCGGAAATCAACGAGTTTCTCTTCGAGCCGCACAACGGCCGCCTGTCCCTGGCCTTGCGCCTGCTGCGCGGCATGGCGTCCTTTGTGTCCGGGCAAATCGCCCGCCTGGCTCCCGAGGCGGTCAAGATCGAAACGCCGGTGGGCATGATCGGCATACGCGGCACCCGCTTTCTGGTCAAGGTCGCCGGGGATTAGCGTTTCTTACTTATTGGGGAGGGGAACCATGGAATTCATTGCGCGGATCCTGCTCTGCGCCCTGATCTTCGCGCACTTGGCGGCATGCGCTACAAACAAGAACCTGATCGTGCTGATTCCCGACGAGGAGGGCAAGGTCGGACGGATCAGCGTGGAGAACGACCAGGGCGGCCAGATCCTTGATCAGGCCTGGTCCGCGACCCGCATCAAGGATGCCGCGCAAGCACCCACCAAGCCCCAGATTCTGCCTGAAGCCGAGGTGCGCGCGCTGTTTCGCGACGCCCTGGCCGTCCAACCCCGGATGCCCGCCCGCTTCCTGCTGTATTTCGAGGGGGGCTCGGAGCAGCTGACGGAGGAATCCGCGGCCCTGCTCCCCCAAGTCCTGCGCACCGCGCAGGAACGCCGCTCGCAAGACATCAGCATCATCGGCCATACCGACACCCAGGGCGC containing:
- a CDS encoding dihydrolipoyl dehydrogenase family protein; protein product: MKTSHDFIILGSGSTAFAAARKASMLGARVLMVEQSQLGGTCVNWGCIPSKTLIHKAKEYYAAVRSAPFGVNLRAEELDYALLMQAKRKAVEDVRREHYQQVLDADPAIDVLRGHGRFLSPRELQVGAEVLVSDRFLIATGGVPRSLRLPGLVEAGYLNSYSALNLPGFPESLLIIGGGVIAVELGQMFARFGTRVTIVERSERLLKDFDGRLSDIFSDILRQEGVELIYNFEATEVRREEDRVCLHGRCGETEADRCLRAERILLAVGTAPASRGIGLEEAGVACDENGFICVDEEMRTSAPGIWAAGDVAGPPLIAPSGAREGEVAAENMLNPAAHRRIDHRLTPMAVFVDPELATVGLSPAQARAAGKEVVDTFFTLDHVAKAHVMGGKRGGFVLCAEKGSGRVLGAQILAPRAADIIHEAALAVRFGLSVHDLAETIHVYPTIADGLRLAALENIAAQRN
- a CDS encoding acyl-CoA dehydrogenase family protein, producing MSAAGRDEKRSLEVAEAAREGEWRHPSFVKEMFMGRLKPELIFPFPEQDAADKTAGDEILAQVREFLVKNLDADRIDRTGNIPKPLIAGLAKLGLLGIKIPKEYGGLGLSQINYNRIIHLVASHCASTAVFLSAHQSIGVPQPLKMFGTPEQKEKYLPRLAAGAISAFALTEPGVGSDPSRMSTRAVRDEDGRSWILNGEKLWITNGPIAELLIVMARTNDPKEEKPEITAFIVEGDSPGLERVHRCEFMGLKGLRNGLLRFTDVRVPEENLLGAVGEGLRLALITLNTGRLTLPAACAAAMKQALEIAVDFGNSRQQWGAPVGHHEAVAAKIARMSADAFAVDSLAWLTSAMADAGTQDIRLEAAMAKLYCTEALWRCTDDALQVRGGRGYETADSLRGRGEAPVPTERMLRDARINLIIEGTSEIMHLFIAREALDAHLKVAGMSGASSKMDLKSAAAYYAKWYPLLWLPRTAALKSVDLPWPLKLHFWYLERAARRLARDLFHMMLRHRQGLQKRQRVLARLVESGAELFAMAAVLSRAVSAGAPPGADKLADLFCRQARRRLNGLHRAVYFNDDGRDYRLAREVLAGQYPWLRDNILSTWKEQSPGS
- a CDS encoding FecR family protein, with product MKILLFLLGLVLLFGSAQAAETAIGSINTVHGEAFILRADQRIAARVGERLHQGDRLRTGPASALGVVLRDDTLLSLGAHSEAEINEFLFEPHNGRLSLALRLLRGMASFVSGQIARLAPEAVKIETPVGMIGIRGTRFLVKVAGD
- a CDS encoding OmpA family protein; protein product: MEFIARILLCALIFAHLAACATNKNLIVLIPDEEGKVGRISVENDQGGQILDQAWSATRIKDAAQAPTKPQILPEAEVRALFRDALAVQPRMPARFLLYFEGGSEQLTEESAALLPQVLRTAQERRSQDISIIGHTDTQGAADFNYALALRRASAIADRLVAAGIAEDFLEIASHGEKNPLIPTADEVLEPRNRRVEIVVR